From a region of the Zingiber officinale cultivar Zhangliang chromosome 10B, Zo_v1.1, whole genome shotgun sequence genome:
- the LOC122029773 gene encoding glutathione S-transferase U17-like — translation MADVKLIGSALSPYVLRAMIALSLKKLEYELMQEKFGEKSELLLKSNPIYKKIPVLIHHDRPICESAVIVEYIDEVWPKSGWGAILPADAYHRSLHRFWTFYIDDKWFPSLVALGKAETEEAKAEAVERVRAGLLLLDEAFVKLSEGKAFFGGDRVAYLDVMFGCFANWIKAAEMLVSVELLDEATMPALHGWAVRFREHEAVKEVMPDSGKVLEFFKILQAKWKKDAADAKN, via the exons ATGGCGGACGTGAAGCTCATCGGCTCAGCGCTAAGTCCCTACGTGCTACGAGCGATGATTGCTCTGAGCCTGAAGAAGTTGGAGTACGAGTTGATGCAAGAGAAGTTCGGCGAGAAGAGCGAGTTGCTCCTCAAGTCGAATCCCATCTACAAGAAGATCCCCGTCCTCATCCACCACGACCGCCCCATCTGCGAGTCGGCCGTAATCGTGGAGTACATCGACGAGGTCTGGCCAAAGTCCGGCTGGGGCGCCATCCTCCCAGCTGACGCCTACCACCGCTCGCTCCACCGCTTCTGGACCTTCTACATCGACGACAAG TGGTTCCCGTCGTTGGTCGCCCTAGGTAAGGCAGAAACAGAGGAAGCCAAGGCGGAGGCGGTGGAGCGGGTCCGCGCAGGGCTTCTGCTTCTGGACGAGGCCTTCGTGAAGCTGAGCGAAGGGAAGGCCTTCTTCGGCGGCGATCGCGTTGCGTATCTCGACGTCATGTTCGGGTGCTTTGCGAATTGGATCAAGGCGGCGGAGATGTTGGTGAGCGTTGAGCTGCTGGATGAGGCGACGATGCCGGCACTGCACGGGTGGGCGGTGAGGTTCCGCGAGCACGAGGCGGTGAAGGAGGTGATGCCGGACAGCGGGAAGGTGCTCGAGTTCTTTAAGATTCTTCAGGCAAAGTGGAAGAAGGACGCTGCCGACGCAAAGAATTAA